In one uncultured Methanoregula sp. genomic region, the following are encoded:
- a CDS encoding beta-CASP ribonuclease aCPSF1, with protein sequence MQIEERLKELKDKINEKVPRGITVTQVEFEGPELVIYTDDPKRFADEADLIKILARDLRKRIVVRPTILEDPEKAYNDIKAVVPETAGITDIFFDADTGEVLIEAEKPGVVIGKNGMTLRDITRHIGWTPKVVRTPPIESSTVKQVRQYLRSVNEDRKQFLRTIGRRIHRDIPGREDTGKDAVKRDQWLRVTMLGCCREVGRAAFLLSTPNSKILIDCGEKPDNQNGTPYLYVPEIHPLSQLDAVVLTHAHLDHCALIPLLYKYGYEGPVYSTPPTRDLSAMLQLDYLDVINKEDRKIPYSSQEVKTYIRHSITLNYGSVTDIAPDIKLTFHNAGHILGSAIAHFHIGDGMYNIAFTGDFNYSKSRLFNPAVNQFPRLEALFMESTYGGSNDFQQPRADAEARLYETINNVIQRGGKVIIPAFSVGRSQEVMLALEEGMRLDKIPKVKIYLDGMIREATAIHTTYPEYLNTELRNQIFREGMNPFLAECFQQVDSSDLREKVMSGDPCVIISTSGMLNGGPVMEYLLNLAQDEKNALVFVGYQADGTYGRRIQKGWREVPMGRKGTITINLEIVTVDGFSGHSDRRQLMNYIGQIQPRPEKIFCIHGDENNTIDLASSIYKRYHIETHSPMNLETYRMV encoded by the coding sequence ATGCAAATAGAAGAACGGCTCAAAGAGCTAAAAGACAAGATCAACGAGAAAGTTCCCCGTGGCATAACGGTGACACAGGTCGAATTCGAAGGACCCGAACTCGTTATTTATACTGACGACCCGAAAAGGTTTGCTGATGAGGCCGACCTGATAAAGATCCTTGCCCGCGACCTGCGCAAAAGGATTGTTGTGCGCCCGACCATCCTTGAGGATCCTGAGAAGGCCTACAATGATATCAAGGCCGTTGTCCCGGAGACTGCCGGCATAACGGATATCTTTTTTGATGCAGATACCGGCGAAGTTCTCATCGAGGCTGAAAAACCTGGTGTCGTCATCGGCAAGAACGGGATGACCCTGCGGGATATCACCCGGCACATCGGCTGGACCCCGAAAGTAGTACGGACGCCTCCGATTGAGAGCAGCACGGTCAAGCAGGTCCGGCAGTACCTCCGCTCGGTCAACGAAGACCGCAAGCAGTTCCTGCGGACAATAGGCCGGCGGATCCACCGCGATATCCCGGGACGGGAAGATACCGGCAAGGATGCTGTGAAACGGGACCAGTGGCTGCGGGTCACCATGCTCGGATGCTGCAGGGAAGTAGGCCGTGCAGCCTTCCTCCTCTCGACCCCGAACAGCAAAATCCTGATCGACTGCGGGGAAAAGCCGGACAACCAGAACGGCACTCCTTACCTGTACGTCCCGGAGATCCACCCGCTCTCCCAGCTCGATGCAGTTGTCCTCACCCATGCCCACCTGGACCACTGCGCCCTGATCCCCCTCCTGTACAAGTATGGGTACGAAGGCCCGGTCTATTCGACACCCCCGACCCGGGATCTCTCGGCCATGCTCCAGCTGGACTATCTCGACGTGATCAACAAGGAGGACCGGAAGATCCCCTACTCTTCGCAGGAAGTCAAGACCTATATCCGGCACTCCATCACGCTTAATTACGGCAGCGTAACAGATATCGCCCCCGATATCAAACTCACATTCCATAATGCCGGTCATATCCTGGGCTCGGCGATAGCTCATTTCCATATCGGGGACGGTATGTACAATATCGCTTTTACCGGCGACTTCAATTACAGCAAGAGCCGGCTTTTCAACCCGGCTGTCAACCAGTTCCCGCGTCTCGAAGCCCTCTTCATGGAGAGCACATATGGCGGGAGCAACGATTTCCAGCAGCCGCGTGCTGATGCCGAGGCCCGGCTGTATGAGACCATCAACAACGTCATCCAGCGGGGCGGCAAAGTCATCATCCCGGCATTCTCGGTCGGGCGGTCGCAGGAAGTTATGCTTGCCCTCGAAGAGGGCATGCGTCTTGACAAGATCCCGAAAGTCAAGATCTATCTCGACGGGATGATCCGTGAAGCCACGGCAATTCATACCACGTATCCCGAGTACCTGAACACAGAACTCCGTAACCAGATCTTCCGCGAGGGCATGAACCCGTTCCTTGCCGAATGTTTCCAGCAGGTTGATTCGTCCGACCTGCGCGAGAAAGTCATGTCCGGTGACCCGTGCGTCATCATCTCAACGAGCGGGATGCTCAATGGCGGACCGGTCATGGAATACCTCCTGAACCTGGCACAGGATGAGAAGAATGCACTCGTCTTTGTCGGGTACCAGGCAGACGGTACATATGGCCGGCGTATCCAGAAGGGATGGCGTGAAGTACCGATGGGGCGCAAGGGAACGATCACGATCAATCTCGAGATTGTCACCGTTGATGGTTTCTCCGGGCACTCTGATCGCCGGCAGCTGATGAATTATATCGGCCAGATCCAGCCCCGGCCTGAAAAGATCTTCTGTATTCACGGCGACGAAAACAATACCATCGATCTCGCCAGTTCCATCTACAAGCGTTACCATATCGAGACCCACTCCCCCATGAATCTTGAAACCTACCGTATGGTCTGA
- a CDS encoding MFS transporter, whose translation MRTPVTLFFGVFVVMALSNAIVPVLPSYGDASTLHGIIYSAYFLGAFISTLPGGILADRFDRMTLMKSGLALTVICGLLLSTILAPGPVIVLRFIEGLGAGLFVAAAMSCVNSRADHARMSGYFMALLNAGLVLGLVCSGWLSMAFRYPMAGIFVFTALAVIPAAVSFFLRDPGRPGTPFDAGFLFNVVRDYRWLWFSSVVIVGITGVAISLYPKFSGLGSDIVGIWIAGMSVATIMTVLIIARFPFPPVKTIRWASVFMAIGAVVSFYTPLGLVIIGAAAGVVMIAQMVFLADFRKHQGIVMGLFSTTSYLGMALLPALAGLVADAAGFFIAFSAAAAAAVVVAVTIGCCSSCMMKTDD comes from the coding sequence ATGCGCACCCCCGTCACCCTTTTTTTTGGCGTATTCGTTGTAATGGCGCTTTCCAATGCCATTGTACCCGTCCTGCCCTCGTACGGGGATGCATCGACCCTGCACGGGATCATCTATTCCGCGTATTTCCTCGGGGCTTTCATCAGCACACTTCCCGGTGGTATTCTTGCCGATCGTTTCGACCGGATGACCCTGATGAAGTCCGGTCTTGCGCTAACCGTTATATGCGGGCTGCTCCTCTCTACTATCCTTGCCCCGGGACCGGTCATTGTCCTTCGTTTCATTGAAGGGCTCGGGGCCGGTCTCTTCGTGGCAGCAGCGATGTCCTGCGTGAACTCCCGTGCCGATCACGCGCGGATGAGCGGGTATTTCATGGCGCTGTTAAATGCAGGTCTTGTTCTCGGTCTTGTCTGTTCCGGCTGGTTGTCAATGGCATTCCGGTATCCCATGGCCGGTATCTTTGTGTTTACCGCTCTTGCCGTTATTCCGGCAGCAGTCAGTTTTTTCCTGCGGGATCCCGGCCGGCCCGGGACACCATTTGACGCCGGTTTCCTTTTTAACGTTGTCAGGGATTACCGCTGGCTCTGGTTCTCGTCAGTGGTCATTGTCGGGATTACCGGTGTTGCCATCTCGCTGTACCCGAAATTCTCCGGTCTTGGGTCTGATATCGTCGGCATCTGGATCGCGGGGATGAGTGTTGCAACGATCATGACGGTTCTTATCATTGCCCGTTTCCCGTTCCCGCCGGTTAAAACCATCAGGTGGGCATCAGTTTTCATGGCCATCGGAGCCGTTGTCTCGTTTTACACGCCCCTTGGTCTGGTAATCATCGGCGCGGCAGCTGGTGTCGTAATGATCGCCCAGATGGTATTCCTTGCAGATTTCAGAAAGCATCAGGGAATTGTCATGGGGTTATTCTCGACAACGAGTTACCTCGGGATGGCCCTTCTCCCGGCACTTGCCGGCCTGGTTGCCGATGCAGCAGGGTTTTTTATTGCATTTTCCGCCGCGGCTGCTGCGGCTGTCGTAGTCGCTGTTACGATTGGCTGTTGCTCTTCGTGCATGATGAAAACGGACGATTAA
- a CDS encoding tetratricopeptide repeat protein has protein sequence MRLKVPFLVLILALVCVAAVHAEDASDWITQGQTAILTGDYNQALSCFNNALAIDKNSASAYSGKAVALNKLGQYAAALDAADQSLSLRSSGPDALNARAFALYNLGRYDDAVVAYDKLFIVQGNRVEAFCIQGSAYLNMNKPEMAVTSYQKCTDLDPLNFDSWNNLGLAYLAQKKYTEALDAFDHATAITTKSAEVWNNKGLALAALNRPQDAMECFNKALGIAPSFADAQKNKNDMYGRTQMYNITGSPTPTSAPWKLARTTTPTLTPTITSAGITPAIAGAGEVTPMEIHATSIPVPRKTTYSPLSPLTTLFAVIGVCGLAFLARRIRK, from the coding sequence ATGAGATTAAAAGTACCTTTCCTGGTGCTGATCCTCGCACTTGTCTGTGTCGCCGCAGTCCATGCAGAAGATGCCTCTGACTGGATTACCCAGGGACAGACCGCAATACTGACCGGAGATTATAACCAGGCCCTGTCGTGTTTCAACAATGCCCTTGCAATTGACAAGAATTCGGCGTCAGCCTATTCCGGTAAGGCAGTTGCCCTCAACAAACTGGGGCAATACGCCGCGGCGCTCGATGCTGCCGACCAGTCCTTGTCCCTGCGTTCTTCCGGTCCGGATGCCCTGAATGCCAGGGCATTTGCCCTGTACAACCTGGGACGGTATGACGATGCAGTAGTCGCATATGATAAGCTGTTCATTGTCCAGGGCAACCGGGTGGAAGCATTCTGTATCCAGGGATCTGCCTACCTGAACATGAACAAGCCGGAAATGGCGGTAACGTCGTACCAGAAGTGCACGGATCTCGACCCGCTGAACTTCGATTCCTGGAACAACCTTGGGCTTGCCTACCTTGCCCAGAAAAAGTATACCGAAGCCCTCGATGCATTCGATCATGCCACCGCAATCACTACCAAGAGCGCAGAGGTATGGAACAACAAGGGACTGGCACTGGCAGCTCTTAACCGGCCCCAGGATGCCATGGAGTGTTTCAACAAGGCCCTTGGAATTGCCCCGTCCTTTGCCGATGCCCAAAAAAACAAGAATGACATGTACGGAAGGACACAGATGTACAATATTACGGGAAGCCCGACCCCGACTTCGGCTCCCTGGAAGTTAGCAAGAACAACGACCCCGACACTTACTCCCACAATAACTTCTGCCGGGATCACCCCTGCTATTGCCGGGGCTGGTGAAGTAACCCCGATGGAAATTCATGCGACAAGTATCCCGGTTCCCCGGAAGACGACTTATTCCCCTCTCTCACCCCTCACTACCCTGTTTGCCGTAATTGGTGTCTGCGGCCTTGCATTTCTCGCCCGGCGGATACGAAAATAA
- a CDS encoding M20/M25/M40 family metallo-hydrolase, whose product MQVSRICSDLVTIKSENPPGETADVIEYIRAFLEKIGICQKIYADSNGACNLVSEIPQSRLLLCGHVDVVPARDEGWTHPPFSGDIDDTYVWGRGSTDMKGGCAAILSACETRVNRGLELPASLAFVCDEETGGEMGIRHILARNALHPCDCVIAEPTPALHPSIGQKGLCRLEIGFSGTPAHGSLYPAVGVSAIVEAMSLIGYMKELSMTDYPVDEHIREIIEDSGDVLSQEFNIGGVRDVLKRLTYNPGVIHGGEKSNVVAQHCDLDLECRVPWGCNIPDLLKGIQDHAHRGKIISQETHEPSITDPLCPLVSVTCSEIKKVYGGTVFPIVQWAASDARHLRRHGFRVIEYGPGEISTLHAVNERVTIDSLEKASLIYGGIMQKYAEN is encoded by the coding sequence ATGCAGGTAAGCCGGATCTGTTCTGATCTTGTAACCATCAAGAGCGAGAACCCCCCGGGAGAGACAGCGGATGTCATAGAATACATCCGTGCATTCCTTGAAAAGATCGGTATCTGCCAAAAGATCTATGCAGACTCAAACGGTGCCTGCAACCTCGTTTCGGAGATTCCACAATCCCGCCTTCTCCTCTGCGGGCACGTTGATGTAGTCCCAGCACGGGACGAGGGCTGGACACACCCGCCATTCTCCGGCGATATCGATGACACTTACGTCTGGGGACGGGGGTCAACGGATATGAAAGGCGGCTGTGCCGCAATCCTTTCAGCCTGCGAGACGAGGGTGAACCGGGGCCTGGAACTACCGGCTTCGCTTGCATTCGTCTGCGATGAAGAGACGGGAGGGGAGATGGGAATTCGCCACATCCTTGCCCGCAATGCACTCCACCCCTGCGACTGCGTTATCGCCGAACCCACGCCGGCACTCCATCCCAGTATCGGCCAGAAAGGGCTATGCCGGCTGGAGATTGGGTTCTCGGGGACCCCGGCACATGGTTCCCTTTACCCTGCGGTTGGTGTCAGTGCTATCGTTGAGGCAATGTCCCTGATCGGCTATATGAAGGAACTGAGCATGACCGACTACCCGGTCGACGAACATATCCGTGAAATAATCGAAGATTCAGGAGATGTGCTGAGCCAGGAGTTCAATATCGGGGGCGTACGCGATGTCCTCAAAAGACTGACCTATAATCCCGGCGTGATCCATGGCGGGGAGAAATCCAATGTCGTGGCACAGCACTGCGATCTCGATCTGGAATGCCGGGTACCGTGGGGGTGCAATATCCCGGATCTCCTTAAGGGGATACAAGATCATGCCCACCGGGGAAAGATCATCTCGCAGGAGACCCACGAACCTTCCATCACCGACCCGTTATGCCCGCTCGTATCTGTCACCTGCAGCGAGATCAAAAAAGTCTACGGGGGCACGGTCTTCCCGATAGTCCAGTGGGCTGCCAGCGATGCCCGGCACCTGCGGCGCCACGGGTTCCGGGTAATCGAATATGGTCCCGGGGAGATCTCAACACTCCATGCGGTGAACGAACGGGTCACTATCGATTCCCTCGAAAAAGCTTCGCTCATTTACGGCGGCATCATGCAAAAATATGCAGAAAATTAA
- the moaA gene encoding GTP 3',8-cyclase MoaA produces the protein MTLKDSYNRPISNIRISLTKQCNLSCIYCHREGETSPKEPISAAEIAEILRVAAHFDIRSVKFTGGEPLLRPDLLEIIRSVPAGMESSLTTNGTLLAGIAADLKDAGMRRVNVSLDSLNPGTYKKITGIDRLSDVLGGISAALDAGLTPIKLNMVVLEGINDHEIDDFLAYVRGNRHLVLQLIELMHFNDCNHHGDLNDLEGSLAARSKQIVTRRMHHRKKYCLDGAEVEVVRPLHNTEFCAFCNRLRVTSDGTLKPCLLRSDNHIDIRGKSGKELEDLFIKAVSLREPFYK, from the coding sequence ATGACCCTCAAAGACTCCTATAACCGCCCGATAAGCAATATCCGGATCAGTCTTACAAAACAATGTAACCTGTCCTGTATCTACTGTCACCGGGAAGGAGAGACCTCACCAAAAGAGCCGATATCCGCTGCAGAGATTGCAGAGATCCTGAGAGTCGCAGCACACTTTGACATACGGAGCGTGAAATTCACCGGCGGTGAACCGCTGCTCCGGCCGGACCTTCTGGAGATTATCCGATCAGTTCCCGCCGGGATGGAGTCCTCGCTTACCACCAACGGAACGCTCCTTGCCGGAATTGCCGCCGATCTCAAAGATGCCGGCATGCGCCGGGTCAATGTCAGCCTGGACAGCCTGAACCCTGGAACCTACAAAAAGATCACCGGTATTGACAGGCTTTCCGATGTGCTTGGAGGAATATCCGCAGCCCTTGATGCCGGCCTCACGCCGATCAAACTCAACATGGTCGTCCTTGAGGGGATAAATGACCATGAGATCGATGATTTCCTTGCCTACGTGCGGGGAAACCGCCACCTCGTCCTCCAGCTCATCGAGCTGATGCACTTCAATGACTGCAATCACCACGGGGATCTCAACGACCTGGAAGGATCGCTTGCAGCCCGGTCAAAACAGATCGTGACAAGGAGGATGCACCACCGGAAAAAATACTGTCTTGACGGTGCCGAGGTAGAAGTGGTCCGACCGCTCCACAACACCGAGTTCTGCGCTTTCTGCAACAGGCTCAGGGTGACCTCGGACGGGACCCTCAAGCCCTGCCTGCTCCGGTCGGACAACCATATCGATATCCGGGGAAAGAGCGGGAAAGAGCTCGAGGATCTTTTTATAAAAGCGGTTTCGCTGCGGGAACCATTTTACAAATAA
- a CDS encoding RlmE family RNA methyltransferase, producing MGSQWGYDKTHMRAKHEGYRSRAAYKLIEIQNKFSVIRSDDNVIDLGAAPGSWLQVLRTMTHARVLGIDLNPIADLEGVETIVGDLTDPEVQELARSMLEIVNVIVCDAAPKLSGHRSYDQARIIELNEMALAFAVKMLKPGGNFVIKSFQGTDFPGLYSDVKNHFYSVKTCITKSTRKGSTELYIVAKNFSG from the coding sequence ATGGGTTCACAATGGGGATATGACAAGACACACATGCGGGCAAAACACGAGGGGTACCGCTCGCGGGCCGCATACAAACTGATCGAGATCCAGAATAAGTTTTCTGTGATCCGTTCTGACGATAACGTGATCGATCTCGGCGCAGCACCCGGCAGCTGGCTCCAGGTACTGCGTACCATGACCCATGCCCGCGTGCTGGGTATCGATCTCAATCCCATCGCCGATCTTGAAGGGGTTGAGACGATTGTTGGCGACCTGACCGATCCCGAGGTTCAGGAACTGGCCCGGTCCATGCTTGAGATCGTTAACGTGATTGTCTGTGATGCCGCCCCAAAACTTTCCGGGCACCGGAGTTACGACCAGGCGCGGATCATCGAGCTCAACGAGATGGCACTGGCCTTTGCCGTAAAAATGCTCAAACCCGGCGGCAATTTCGTGATAAAATCATTCCAGGGCACCGATTTCCCCGGACTTTATTCGGATGTCAAGAACCATTTCTACTCGGTAAAAACCTGTATCACCAAGTCTACCCGCAAGGGGAGTACTGAGCTTTACATAGTTGCAAAGAATTTCTCCGGATGA
- a CDS encoding DNA polymerase sliding clamp, which translates to MLKATIDADIFREAIDAISALIPECRLHTDESGLSTRAVDTANVAMIALTLKKEAFDSYKATTSQLGIDISKMKNIFGMAGKGDLISLELGDNAQKMSVSVHGYHYSITLLDTNTIRKDPNPPTISLPGKIVIKGDDLNNAMKAAAVISDKIALGINPKDQTFYLVAEGDTDNIRREFSKDELISLAPAEARSLFSLDYLKDMGKVMSKAEQVEIYLGIDHPVRFSFDIAGGNGHVEYLLAPRIEAD; encoded by the coding sequence ATGTTAAAAGCAACGATTGATGCAGACATTTTCAGGGAAGCTATCGATGCGATCTCGGCTCTCATCCCTGAGTGCCGGCTGCATACGGACGAGTCGGGCCTCTCCACGCGGGCTGTTGATACAGCGAACGTGGCGATGATTGCCCTCACGCTCAAGAAAGAGGCATTCGATTCGTATAAGGCAACCACGAGCCAGCTGGGAATTGACATATCCAAAATGAAGAACATTTTCGGCATGGCGGGAAAAGGCGACCTGATCAGCCTTGAACTCGGCGACAATGCCCAGAAGATGTCGGTCTCGGTGCATGGTTACCACTACTCCATCACGCTCCTTGATACAAACACTATCAGGAAAGACCCGAATCCGCCTACGATCAGCCTCCCGGGCAAGATCGTGATCAAAGGCGATGACCTCAACAATGCCATGAAAGCGGCAGCGGTGATCTCTGACAAGATCGCCCTTGGGATCAACCCCAAGGACCAGACCTTCTACCTTGTTGCCGAAGGCGATACTGATAATATCCGGCGTGAATTCTCGAAAGACGAGCTCATCTCGCTCGCTCCTGCTGAAGCCCGCTCGCTCTTCTCCCTCGATTATCTCAAGGATATGGGGAAAGTCATGAGCAAGGCTGAGCAGGTCGAGATCTATCTTGGTATCGACCACCCGGTCCGGTTCTCGTTCGATATTGCCGGCGGGAATGGTCACGTCGAGTACCTCCTTGCCCCGCGGATTGAGGCTGACTGA